The Sinorhizobium fredii USDA 257 region GCATCGACCCGAAGACGGTCAGTCTCCTGAAGCGCGCGCCGACGGTCGAGATCCTGAACACGTCCGGCCGCGGCCACTACGTTTTCATCATGCATTGCAACACCGCGCCGTTCGACAACAACGACCTTCGCATGGCGCTGAAGCTGGCGATGGACCGCGAGACCATGGTCCAGCGAATCCTCGGCGGTTACGGCAAGATCGGCAACGACTTCCCGATCAACGACACCTATGCCCTCTTCCCGGAAGGCATCGAGCAGCGCGTCTATGATCCGGACAAGGCCGCCTTCCATTACAAGAAGTCGGGCCACAGCGGGCCGGTGCTGCTGCGCACCTCCGACGTCGCCTTCCCGGGCGCGGTGGATGCCGCCGTTCTCTACCAGGAGAGCGCCAAGAAGGCCGGCATCGAAATCGAGGTCAAGCGCGAGCCGGGCGACGGCTACTGGACCAATGTCTGGAACGCCCAGCCGTTCTGCACCTCCTATTGGGGCGGCCGTCCGACCCAGGACCAGATGTACTCGACGGCTTACCTGTCCAACGCCGACTGGAACGACACCCGCTTCCAGCGTGAGGACTTCGACAAGCTCCTGCTCCAAGCGCGTTCCGAGCTGGATGAGGCCAAGCGCAAGGACATGTACCGCACCTTGGCGATGATGGTCCGCGACGAAGGTGGCGTGATCCTGCCGATGTTCAACGACTTCGTGAACGCGTCCACCAAGCAGGTGAAGGGCTACGTCCACGATATCGGCAACGACATGTCGAACGGCTATGTCGCAACCCGGGTGTGGCTGGACGCGTGACGATGGAGAGCGGACCGATCACTGGTCCGGTTCTGACCGATGGGGCCGCGGGTGACACACACCCGCGCTCCGCCGAGCTTTCCGGAGTACCAGCAAAGCCCAACCCCGCCACCGGCGAGCTCGGCGGCACTTTCTGGCGGCGTTTCGTCTTTCGCCGCCCTCTCGTGGCGCTGATCCTTCAGCGCCTCGGCCTCAGCGTCGGCCTGCTCTTCGCCGTGTCGCTGATGATCTTCGGCGGCATCGAGGCGCTCCCCGGCGATTTCGCCACCACCTATCTCGGCCAGTCGGCGACGCCGCAAGCAGTCGAGAACATCCGCAAGGATCTCGGCCTCGACCGGCCCTGGAGCGAGCGCTATCTCAGCTGGCTCGGCGGTGCCGTTCAGGGCGACTTCGGCACCTCCTGGGCAAGCAAGAACTCGGTCAGCGAACAGATCGGCAAGAGACTCGGCAATTCCCTCTTTCTCGCCTTTTTCGCGGCTCTCATTTCCGTGCCGCTTGCCGTCGGCCTCGGCATGCTCGCGGTGCAGTTCCGCAATCGACTACCGGACAAGATCATCAACGTGATTTCGCTGGCGGCGATCTCTCTGCCGGAATTTTTCATCGGCTATCTGCTGATCATGTTCTTCGCCGTCCAATTGGGCGTCGCCACATTCCCGGCGACCGTCTACGACAGCATGACCTTCACCGAGCGGCTCTCGGCGATTGCACTCCCGGTCGCAACCCTCGTGCTCGTCGTCCTAGCGCACATGATGCGCATGACGCGGGCGGCGATCCTCAACGTCATGTCATCGGCCTATGTCGAGACCGCTGAACTCAAGGGTCTCGGCACCTTCCGCATCATCGCGCGGCATGCCGCGCCCAACGCCGTGGCGCCGGTCATCAACGTCATCGCGCTGAATCTCGCCTATCTTGTCGTCGGCGTCGTCGTCGTCGAGGTGGTGTTCGTCTATCCCGGCATGGGGCAGTACATGGTGGACGCGGTGACGGTGCGCGACATGCCGGTCGTGCAGGCCTGCGGGCTGATCTTCGCGGCCTTCTACATTTTCCTCAACATGGCGGCCGATATTCTCGCCATTCTCGCCAATCCGAGACTGAGGCACCCGCGATGAACCTGCGATCTATCCCCATCAGCGCCTGGGTCGGCATCATCGGCATTGCTGTCGCCCTTCTTTGCGCCCTCTTCGCTCCCTTCATTGCCCCCTTCGGCGAGCGGGACGTCGTCGGCGAGATCTGGATGCCAGCCGGTGGCGATTTCCTGCTCGGCACTGACAATCTCGGGCGCGACCTGCTCTCGCGCCTGATCTACGGCGCCCGCACAACAATCTTCGTGGCGCTGGCGGCGACCCTGATCTCCTTCGCGCTCGGCATGATCCTGAGCTTCGCGGCGGCCGTCACCGGCGGCTTCGTAGACCAGCTCTTCTCGCGCTTCAACGATCTGATGATGGCAGTCCCGACGCTGATCTTCGCGCTCGTCGTGCTTGCCGTCCTGCCGCAGCATCTCTGGATCCTCATTCTGGTGATGGCGGTGCTCGACTCCACCCGCGTCTTCCGCATCGGCCGCGCCGTCGCCCTCGATGTCGCGGTGATGGAATTCGTGGAGGCCGCACGGCTTCGCGGCGAAGGCAGCCTGTGGATCATCTTCCGGGAGATCCTGCCGAACACGCTGTCGCCGCTGCTTGCCGAATTCGGCCTGCGTTTCGCCTTCTCGATCCTATTCCTCTCCACCCTCTCCTTCCTCGGCCTCGGCATCCAGCCACCGGCCGCCGACTGGGGCGGCATGGTCAAGGACAACAAGGACGGCATCATCTTCGGCATCTCCGCGGCACTGGTTCCCGGCGCGGCGATCGCAACCCTCGCCATCAGCGTCAACCTCGTCGTCGACTGGCTGATGAAGCGCACCTCGAGCCTGAAAGGAGGGCGCGGCGATGCCTGATCTGCTTTCCGTCAAGAACCTGAAGATCGAGGCGACGAGCTATCCGCCCGGCGAACCGCCGAAAGTGGTGACGCTCGTCGAAGGCGTCTCCTTCAATCTCGAAAAAGGCAAGGTGTTGGGTCTCATCGGCGAATCCGGCGCCGGCAAGTCGACGATCGGCCTCTCCGCACTCGCCTATGGCCGCGGGGGCGTTCGCATCACCGGCGGCGAGGTGCTGCTCAACGGCCGGGACATCCTGAAGCTCGACCGCAGCGGCATCAATTCTGTCCGCGGATGCCACGTCTGCTATGTCGCCCAGTCCGCGGCGGCGGCCTTCAACCCGGCCCACAAGCTCGGCGACCAGGTGATCGAAGCCTCGCTCCGCCACGGCATCATGTCGAGAGAGGAAGCGAAGAAACGCGCCCTCTATCTCTTCCGTGTGCTCGGCCTTCCCAGCCCTGAAACCTTCGGTGAGCGCTATCCGCATCAGGTTTCCGGCGGTCAACTGCAGCGCGCCATGACCGCCATGGCGCTCTGCCCGAACCCGGAGCTGATCGTCTTCGACGAGCCGACGACGGCGCTCGACGTGACGACGCAGATCGACGTGCTGGCGGCGATCAAGCACGCCATCGAGGAGACGCACACGGCGGCGCTCTATATCACCCACGATCTCGCGGTGGTCGCCCAGATCTCCGACGACATCATGGTGCTCCGTCACGGCAAGACCGTCGAATACGGTACCACCAAGCAGGTGATCGAAGCGCCGCGGGAAGACTATACCCGGGCGCTTGTCAGCGTTCGGCAGGCGAAGCGCGACGAAGCCCCGGACCAGTCTGGCACGCTCCTCAAGATCGAGGGCGTCCATGCCGGCTATTCGAACGGTTTCAAGGTGCTGCACGATGTCTCGATGCATCTGCCGAAGGGGCAGACGCTGGCGATCGTTGGCGAATCCGGCTCCGGCAAGTCCACCCTCGCCCGCGTCATCACCGGCCTTCTGCCGCCAAGCCAAGGCCGGATCATCTTCGACGGCAAGGAAATGCCGAAGGCGCTAAAAGGCCGGACAAACGAGCAGTTGCGCCGCATCCAGATGATCTACCAGATGGCGGACACGGCCATGAACCCGCGCCAGACCGTGCGCGACATCGTCGGCCGGCCGCTCTCCTTCTATTTCGGCATGCGCGGCGCCAGGAAAACCGAACGCGTCAAGGAACTACTCGACCAGATCGAGATGGGGTCGCGCTTTCTCGATCGCTATCCGGCCGAACTCTCCGGCGGTCAAAAACAGCGCGTCGCGATCGCCCGGGCGCTCGCCGCCAAGCCGGAACTCATCCTCTGCGACGAGCCAACATCGGCGCTCGACCCGCTGGTGGCCGAAGGCATCCTCAACCTGCTTACGAAGCTTCAGGAGGAAACCGCTGTTTCCTTTGTCTTTATCACCCACGATATCGCAATCGTCCGGGCCATCGCCGACTCGGTCGCCGTGATGCATCGCGGTCGACTGGTGCGGTTCGGTCCGAAGTCGAAGGTGCTCTCGCCGCCTTTCGACGACTACACCGACCTGCTCTTGAAGTCGGTGCCGGAGATGGAAATCGGGTGGTTGGAGCGGGTGCTGAAGACGCGGCGGATGGAGAGTGCCGGGAATTGATCGAGAGCGGAGCGCCCCGCCCTGCATTCACAATCCGCGGCAGATCGCTCACGTGCAGAAAATCGGGAGAAAATAACCGTGTCCGATCGCAACTTCACCGTAATGGAAAACGAGTGGATCACGCTCCGGGACGGAACGCGGCTGGCGGCGCGCATCTGGATGCCGGAGGGCACCGAGCAGAACCCCGTGCCAGCAGTGCTCGAATATCTGCCCTATCGCAAGCGCGACGGAACCTGCGCCCGCGACGAATCCACCTATCCGGTCTTCGCAGCGGCCGGCATTGCCGGCGTCCGCGTTGATATCCGCGGCTCCGGCGAATCCGAAGGCGTGATCGACGGCGAGTATACGCCGCGCGAACTCTCCGACGGCTGCGAGATCATCGAATGGATCGCCGCTCAGCCCTGGTCGAACGGCAAGGTTGGGATGATGGGCATTTCCTGGGGCGGCTTCAACTGCCTGCAGGTGGCCGCTCTGAAGCCGACGGCTCTCAAAGCCGTTATCTCCATCGCCTCGACCGTCGACCGCTATAATGACGACATCCACTACAAGAACGGCTGCCATCTCTCGGCCCAGCTTTCCTGGGCGGCGACCATGCTTGCCTATCAGTCGCGTTCGCCCGACCCGGAACTCGTCGGCGAACGCTGGAAAGAAATGTGGCTGGAGCGGCTGGAGAATGAACCATTCTTCCTGGAGGAATGGCTCGCGCATCAGCGTCGCGACGATTTCTGGCGCCACGGCTCGATCTCGGAGGATTTCGAGGGCTTCCCGATTCCCGCGCTCGTCATCGCCGGCTGGGCCGACGGCTACCGCAACACGCCGATCAAGGCGATCGAAGGACTCGGCGGCAAGGCCAAGGCACTGATCGGCCCCTGGGTTCACAAATATCCGCATTTCGCCTGGCCGAAGCCGCGGGCGGATTTCCACAACGAGGCGATCCGCTGGTGGAACCGGTGGCTGCGCGACGAGAGGAACGATGCCGAAAAGCTGCCGCAGATGCGCGCCTATATCCTCGACGGCCCGAAGCCGACGCTGAGGCGCAACGAAGATCCCGGCCGCTGGATCGCCAAGGACGTCTGGAGCGCACCTGAAACGCGGACTTTCGCGGTTTCCAGCGACGGCAGTCTGGTGACCGGCGGCTCGGCCAAAAATGGGAT contains the following coding sequences:
- a CDS encoding ABC transporter substrate-binding protein, with the protein product MSDYKDYLTRQVMLGKMNRREFLGRAAALGIAASTANTLFATSAAAQEPKRGGHLKLGLEGAAATDSKDPAKALSQFLFVVVRTWGDLLVESHPTTGAPVPALAESWEPSADAATWTFTIRKGVKFHDGKELTVEDVVKTLQRHTDDKSESGALGVMKSIKEIKADGGKLVLTLTEGNADLPLLLSDYHLVIQPNGGMDNPDAMVGTGPYKVASFEPGVRATFERNQDDWRTDRGYVDSVELIAMNDATARIAALSSGQVHFINRIDPKTVSLLKRAPTVEILNTSGRGHYVFIMHCNTAPFDNNDLRMALKLAMDRETMVQRILGGYGKIGNDFPINDTYALFPEGIEQRVYDPDKAAFHYKKSGHSGPVLLRTSDVAFPGAVDAAVLYQESAKKAGIEIEVKREPGDGYWTNVWNAQPFCTSYWGGRPTQDQMYSTAYLSNADWNDTRFQREDFDKLLLQARSELDEAKRKDMYRTLAMMVRDEGGVILPMFNDFVNASTKQVKGYVHDIGNDMSNGYVATRVWLDA
- a CDS encoding CocE/NonD family hydrolase, with protein sequence MSDRNFTVMENEWITLRDGTRLAARIWMPEGTEQNPVPAVLEYLPYRKRDGTCARDESTYPVFAAAGIAGVRVDIRGSGESEGVIDGEYTPRELSDGCEIIEWIAAQPWSNGKVGMMGISWGGFNCLQVAALKPTALKAVISIASTVDRYNDDIHYKNGCHLSAQLSWAATMLAYQSRSPDPELVGERWKEMWLERLENEPFFLEEWLAHQRRDDFWRHGSISEDFEGFPIPALVIAGWADGYRNTPIKAIEGLGGKAKALIGPWVHKYPHFAWPKPRADFHNEAIRWWNRWLRDERNDAEKLPQMRAYILDGPKPTLRRNEDPGRWIAKDVWSAPETRTFAVSSDGSLVTGGSAKNGIGDIYVRSPLDTGAAAGEYFTLKPDAEMAGDQRIDDAGSLTFDSHRLLEAEDYLGQPVLTVDVSCGADTANLVARLVDIHPDGTATRVAFGVLNLAHRNGNAKPQPMQKNHKTRITLVLDACGYRFRAGHRIRLSLSTSYWPMILPPPTDPGLTIDTGSLSLSLPLLGDHRQIVVPQPANPNPLPTYIEHSPAQTRRSVERDMTKGVTHYQIYEDTGLVEHPETGNATQDIRDETWSIAPGDPHSMTGISKWTCIAKRGEQFLKTVSTSRLGCTETEWITSAKVEAFEGEEKVFEKTFEKQIMRDFM
- a CDS encoding ABC transporter ATP-binding protein, which gives rise to MPDLLSVKNLKIEATSYPPGEPPKVVTLVEGVSFNLEKGKVLGLIGESGAGKSTIGLSALAYGRGGVRITGGEVLLNGRDILKLDRSGINSVRGCHVCYVAQSAAAAFNPAHKLGDQVIEASLRHGIMSREEAKKRALYLFRVLGLPSPETFGERYPHQVSGGQLQRAMTAMALCPNPELIVFDEPTTALDVTTQIDVLAAIKHAIEETHTAALYITHDLAVVAQISDDIMVLRHGKTVEYGTTKQVIEAPREDYTRALVSVRQAKRDEAPDQSGTLLKIEGVHAGYSNGFKVLHDVSMHLPKGQTLAIVGESGSGKSTLARVITGLLPPSQGRIIFDGKEMPKALKGRTNEQLRRIQMIYQMADTAMNPRQTVRDIVGRPLSFYFGMRGARKTERVKELLDQIEMGSRFLDRYPAELSGGQKQRVAIARALAAKPELILCDEPTSALDPLVAEGILNLLTKLQEETAVSFVFITHDIAIVRAIADSVAVMHRGRLVRFGPKSKVLSPPFDDYTDLLLKSVPEMEIGWLERVLKTRRMESAGN
- a CDS encoding ABC transporter permease, which encodes MNLRSIPISAWVGIIGIAVALLCALFAPFIAPFGERDVVGEIWMPAGGDFLLGTDNLGRDLLSRLIYGARTTIFVALAATLISFALGMILSFAAAVTGGFVDQLFSRFNDLMMAVPTLIFALVVLAVLPQHLWILILVMAVLDSTRVFRIGRAVALDVAVMEFVEAARLRGEGSLWIIFREILPNTLSPLLAEFGLRFAFSILFLSTLSFLGLGIQPPAADWGGMVKDNKDGIIFGISAALVPGAAIATLAISVNLVVDWLMKRTSSLKGGRGDA
- a CDS encoding ABC transporter permease, with the translated sequence MESGPITGPVLTDGAAGDTHPRSAELSGVPAKPNPATGELGGTFWRRFVFRRPLVALILQRLGLSVGLLFAVSLMIFGGIEALPGDFATTYLGQSATPQAVENIRKDLGLDRPWSERYLSWLGGAVQGDFGTSWASKNSVSEQIGKRLGNSLFLAFFAALISVPLAVGLGMLAVQFRNRLPDKIINVISLAAISLPEFFIGYLLIMFFAVQLGVATFPATVYDSMTFTERLSAIALPVATLVLVVLAHMMRMTRAAILNVMSSAYVETAELKGLGTFRIIARHAAPNAVAPVINVIALNLAYLVVGVVVVEVVFVYPGMGQYMVDAVTVRDMPVVQACGLIFAAFYIFLNMAADILAILANPRLRHPR